The sequence CCTTACTTTATCAAGTGATGGACTAACTCCTTATCTCTCACACTCCctgtctctcttactctcccctccccttctctctcgctccctgtctctctcgctctctctctcccttccccttctctctcgctccctgtctcactctctctctctctctctcccctccccttctctcgctccctgtctctctctctctctctctctctctctctctcccctccccttctctctcgctccctgtctctctctcacacactccctgtctttctctctgttccttcCATCTTTCCAGCACTTTCCGGCTGTGAGCGGGGCCTTTATGGATTCCCCATACAATGGCAACGCGTCCCTCCAGACGTCCTCGTCCAACCTCAACGCCAACTTCTCCCGGTCtgtggagcaggaggaggagggcaagtACTCCAGCGACGCCATCTGGCTGTGGATCGCCGTCATCGCCACCATCGGCAACATCGTGGTGGTAGCAGTGGTCTGCGCCTGTGCCTTTTAGACCCCGTAGTTCACAAGCACACAGCCGGCACCATCATCTCTCCCCACcacactttttctctccccccttctcccgAACATTTGGGTCCTCCGCTGTCCGACTAACCTGCACCCCTTAGGAAACAACTAGAGTTCACCCTCATCTTCTATCATTCCCCCTTAAAGCGGACAACGACAAGGAAGTATAACAGCAATGACTAGACTGAGCTTACAGTAGCTGTGCTTTGGTATACTGTATGGGCAGTTGTCCGGCAATGAGATTCTCTCATTATTGaacttgtttgttttatttgcttgttttatttgtttgtttattgttgttgttgacaatCCCATTAGAATGAGATGAGTTTATAAAAAGGATTAACTCCAAAATGAGCtagtttttttgtttaaacCCCTTTCTGGTCGCCATGCTGGCTAGCTCCTTAGGCAAGATCAGATTTTGTAAACACTTCTGATCTGGGAGAGCAGAACAGGGAGATCCAGCCAAAGGATGAAGGAGGACTGAGTTTGTGAGCCAAGACTGTAGTTAGCCTTGGGGTAGGTGTGGCCCGGATGCGGTGCGAATCAGGCCAGTTGCCCTTTCCATGCCTCCTTCCTGTGAACCCAAAGCCGGTGGCCTCGTGCTGTGAGAAACAGCTGAGTGTAGCGTTGCCAGCTCAGGGCGGAGTGTCGCAGCAGCCGTCTGCTGAATCTCAGGCAGTAGCTGGTTCTGACCCAGATAGCTCTGATACTGATCTGCATCAGGCGCTGTTGTCCTTAAGGTCTTTGCACTGAGGGGCCCAGGTTAGGATTGGTTCTGACCCAGAGCAACTCCTGGTTATCCGGCTCGTCCAGCACCGAGCTTCCCAGCATTCATCATGCTTTTGCAGAGCGCTGGAACTCAtcggtctgtctgtgtttgatcAGGCCCCGTTAGAAAAGCcccttttctcttccacaaTTAAAGGAAGAGTGAGATCAAAGCAGCCTTGCAGCAGTTTGAGGTGAGCAAAGCCAGCGCCTGCCAAGTGTGTgatcttcacttcacttcactttacTTACTAGCCAGAGTTCCACACACTTAAAACATTAAGCCCTGCTGGTATAATTATGACCGTGTTGGAACACATCTGaggactcgtgtgtgtgtgtgtgtgtgtgtgtgtgtgtgtgtgtgtgggtgtgtgtgtgtgtcattggagCACCTCGTGTTTTAGGACACAGAGGCCTCGGAGGTCACAGGTGTCTGTTGTGAGGAGGGAAACAGCAGCACTGGCATGATGTAGGTCAGAGATGGGCTTCTGCACGTGAGCGTCAGCCACTTGATCTCAATCTGTGCGCTCCACAACAGCTACTGTGTGTTCTGGATTACAGATGTGCTTGTTTTTTCAGACTGCAAGGCTCGAGTATATCAAGGATAGAGTACTGAAGCATCATGGAGAAGGAAATGGAGACTTGTAGAGATGCAGAGAAGTGTCCATCACTCtgtaaaagtaaataaataacctaaaataaataaataatgtgtaGGTCATGTTTCATCTCATGACATATAGCATCAACGATGTCACACAGATTTTTGCAAATTTAGCAAATCTGACATACGGCAGGCAGCCGATGATGCCACCATATGGTCCTGGCGTAGACTTTACATAATCCTAATCACCAGGCTCCACATGAGATTGCTCTTGAACAGCTGTCAATTCAATTAGCTGCTACACGCTGTGCTGTTCTGTCATCCAGCCAGCGCCAAACGTTTCCTCCAAAAATCGTGAAATCCATCCACCACGTGGCTGTCTAGATCCTGGCCACTGCCTTGTCAAAGCATGGTAATCTGACCACGGCAAAGACCGCGCTCTTCATAGAGGAAACACTGTCCTTGCCGGGCTCCTATGCAACCATCAAAGCGGATGCCGCTTATCCACTCAATCAGCACTAACGCGTCCTGCCGCAGCGATGGAGAACGCTTCCTCCTCGCATCATCAGACGCTGTAGTCCAGCATTAGTCAGGAGATGAGCGAGAAGAGACAGTCTGTTATATACAACCCCAGTCCACTCCTCCCAGGGACATTACGtcgtgtatttaaaaaaaaaaaaaacgtttagcCAGTAGAGGCTTTTGAActtttcttcctcctttttCAGCTTTTCAAAACCTTTTCATAATTAGGAAGCTCTGACAAAAATTGGTCATGAAAGCAGAAGTTGAAATGAGAAGGGCACGTTAGTTTCTCCAAGTTAAATTGATCTGATTCGtctgcatttttttttgtgggtCACTGAAAATTCATTGTGAAATCTGTTGTGCTGAGGAATACCCATAATCCTTTTCTCTCCTGCCCTAAATATTCCGACCCAATCCTTGGCACCGTCCTCACTCTCCCAGCCGTGAACCATGCCCTCAGGTAGCTGCACGTCTCACCTCACACGTAGGGCTACTTGagggctccacacacacacacacacacacacacacacacacacacacacacacacacacacacacacacacacacacacacacacacaaacacacacagacagacagacacacacacacacacatacacacggctTCCATTACAGCTCAGAACTATTTTTCGGGAAGAGGAGTCTGGTCAGAAGGGCTCCAGCATTTTTCTGGACggatgtgtgtgtccgtgagcAGTCCGTGAAATCTGCCTGAGCCCTGCGCCACACTACCTCAGCTCTGTGTGCTTGGCTACGGGGCCAGTGGAGGCACAGACGCCCCCTGCTGGCCATGGGCCCATATAGGTGCCTTCACCTGGCCTGGACTCTATGGGTGCAGGCACCACTGCTGCTGCCGGGCCTCTGGGAGGGGGAAGAAGAGGCCTCTCCACTGAAGTCCCCATGCAATCCCACAGGTAAATACacacctggcacacacacacacacacacacacacacagattctggGTCATATTTTGTTATTGATTGGCAACTAGCAACTAGCAGAGCAACGAACAATGTCTGCCATGCATGAACTGAAGCTAACTCAGTAAGTTGGCAAAATGGTTTTGTTAATAAGCAAGATCATAACCCAAACATGGGAAGATAAGCATAAAACTCCCATCTGCCACACGATAGCTTGCATGCTGTTCATGAAAGACTTTGCTCCATGCATTTTCGTCTAGTCCACTAGTGACGTCAGGGCCCATGTGTGTATTaaatttgaatttccccttggggatcaataaagtatctatctatctatctatctatctatctatctatctatctatctatctatctatctattactcAAAGCAACCTTTCAATGTTAGCAGTTCCTGCTAGCTTTTACCAAACTTAGCAACTTTATGAATCGATAAACTATACAAGTGTTGCCTGTGTCTTTTGATGCTCCCTGATCGGTCAAAGCAAATAGTTAGTTGCTGGTGGTAGAATTCAAGAGAATCCCACAGAAATgcatttttctccctcttttataATAACGATAATAATACATAATGGAGAAGGGGGAACAAATCACATTAACAATAGTTTAGACACATTTGTAGACACTCCTGGCTAGcttattctttactttttgGAGTGCAGATACATTTGATAGATTTttatgttttgtattttttttttcagatattAGGTGATCATCCTGAGGCATCCTGAGTGAATGTTATTTTATAAGCCTATTGCAGACAGTCAGTCGGTCACTGTGTAGTTGCTGTTTTACTCTTAGTTGTCATGTAGAAAATATCTCAGTAGTCAGGTCACATGGTCAGCGACAGATGGCCTGACCAGAAGGATGTTTCAGCGCTACACCACTGGGCAGAGACTGCCGATATATTAAGCCTCAGTGTGCAGTGCACCCCGTCATTATCATTCTTTATGGGGGTTTTACAGCGTAACATGAATTATGTGTGATCATTTGGGACAGACGTTCGTTGTGATTTTGTTAACCACTCTTAGGACACAGTAAGCATTTTTGCAAGAGTGAACTGACATTCAGGAGTACTAGGGGAAAAAATGCAGAGGTCCTGGCCTGCTGTTTTCTGGATTACAACTATAATGCAGACCCTCAATTTGAACCATTTTCTCTTTGGCTGTCGGTTCCTTCTTTCATCCGAGAGAGATAAATGTGATAAATGCATCCAATTTTGTCCCATTTTCCTGAGCGCATAAGATATGGCTGACAGGCCCCTGACCAACAGATGCATTTCAGTCTGTTTGAgtacaccccaccccacccctgaccccacacacacacacacacacacacacacacacacacacacacacacaaacacacacacactccgccacCGGCCTTCAGGCCTACCCAGTTGCTATTATCACACACCACCAAGCACAGCGTGCCCACTGCCCCCCGCAGACCCACCCGTCCCCCACGCCACGCCATgctgcccaccccaccccctgctCCGGCTCTCCAGCATGGCGTCTGCCTTGGCACTGCCCTCTGACCGGCCGCGGGCAGCTTCACCAGTGCCACGTGCTTGCCGAGTGCGTTTCCGGAGACTGGGAGCCCTCCACAGAGCTGGGTTGTGTAAGGGCAGAGTCGCAACgtccagagagagaagaggggtgggggggggggggggggcagcaagtGCACCAGCCAGAGAAAGACCAGTGTGAGTCTTAGATGCCGTGTACCTTGGGCTGGAGGGTCTTGTTTGTGTCTGAAACGTTAAATCAATAATCTATTACACAGCGTCGTTTCTGTCTTAGCTCAAGCTTACTAAACAAAGTTTCAAATAATAGCCCTGTAAACTCTTCTTGTCCTTcttctattttgttttatttatgacAAATAATGTGATGCCACTTACTTATTTATCATTGCCCTGCTGAGGGGACAAGAGGGGATGCGCTAGGGCATGTTTGGCTGGAGGCTCTCCATTGAGGTATTCACTAACTTTCTTACATTTGGAGTACAGTCTTTATAAATCTTTAAACGTATCAACATTGTAGTCAAATCGTCCAAATGTCCATGTTGACACAAGCCGCAGGAACCTAACACGTCTCTTTCTGATCTGTTTAAATTTCACTTTTTGACTTGGAGGGCCAATTCTGGTTCCAAAGGTCCCTTCAGTTCCAAAGAAGAAAATAACTGTTTCACACAGGGAGCTCTAATTTAAATGGTGGGCATAGCGCAGTCTCTCAACATGCGAAGTTCCTGAACTATAGctatcagatagatagatagatagatagatagatagatagatactgtagatagatactttattgatccccaaggggaaattcaagagaagGGGAAATTAAAGAAAGAAAATCATGTGGCATGTGAGAGTGCTGAGCTGACTCATCAGTGTTTGCAGTTAAGCTCTTGCCCATGGTGTTAAATTTGCAAAGTTTAAAATAGATTTCGCCCAGTGATTGAAGTAGCTTCAGTTAGACTTAACACTTTTCACTTTGCCCATCATGTAAATTAGGTcccaattgtgtttaaatgcacCTTTTCAGGGTGGCACCTTttcacttctgaacacacttctgctgctcttacataacttgcaccactatgccacttgcatacttaggtcaaacggaactacctcagccatttattggcctgacttttgcactagcctattatattgactgtctactgtatgctcaattgcacaatttcaacccaaattttgctgctcttatttcttcattgtatgtgccttcttatttactttatatattgtttacttgaatgttatgtttgtctgtggacctaattggtaaaatatgtcttgtctccaccgtgggatagtgggaaacgtaatttcgatctctttgtatgtcttgacatgtgaagaaattgacaataaaacagACTtcgactttgactttgaatcaGTCTGTTGCACATCTTAACTCTGCTAAGCTAACTGTAAGATAGCCCATGCTGTAGCTCTAGAAACACGTCCTCCTCTTCATGTGGAGATACACCTGTACGGATGTCAACAATCCCAATGGAGGATAAAGAGAGAACTCAACCACTAGGGTGCactctaaaatggggtggtctttAAATGTactgttctgtgtgtgcatctctctctctctctctctctctctctctttctctttctctctctctctctctctctctctctatgaatcagtgtgtgtgtgtgtgtgtgtttctttctgtgtgtgtctgtgagtgtctaTGCATGCGCAATTTGCACATGTGTGAATTATAGTATGCTTTTTTCATTGGAAAGACACACCATAACTTTGGTGTTACAGGTTGAATGTTGAATGtaaagggggcagccgtggcctactggttagcgcttcggacttgtaacaggagggttgccggttcgaaaccccgaccagtaggcacggctgaagtggcacctaacccctcactgctccccgagtgccgctgttgttgcaggcagctcactgcgccgggattagtgtgtgcttcacctcactgtgtgctgagtgtgttttactaattcacggattgggataaatgcagagaccaaatatccctcacgggatcaaaagaatacgtatagtatagtatagaatagtatacttatacttataaacaGAAGTGGTGATTAGTTTTCTCTTAAGTTGAGTAGCCTATACATCAGTGTGGGTTCAGCATTTTAATTACGGCTCCAGTATATGTCAGTATATGTCAGCATGTCCTCCTAGTAGCAGCAGCCACAGCAGTGTCTTAAGGCAGACCTAGTTTACCGAGCCTCAACCCACCACCATACTGTTATATGAATCTTGAAAACACAAAGTTGCCCTTTCGTGAACTGCATGTGTATCCACCGCAGGCGAGCTGAGCTGGGCTGCGGTGTTTGTTTATGCAGAGCGAGGACAGCGTCTCTCGTCTCTAGAGCACACGGCACATCCTCCCCTTATACTTCTCCCTCTGGGGCACGCAGACCAGAGATGAGGCCCTTACCCTTGGTCTCATTTGTGTTTGTCTTCTCAGGctccgggagagagagagagagagagagagcgagagagacccTCCGAATGCCCCCCAGATTGGGTTCCTGAGCGAGCGAGCAAACAAATGAACGAACAAGGAGCTCCTCCAAGCTCCAGTGAAAAACTTTTCATCGAAAGACACAATGTTGTGGTTCTGGTGACAGTGGCCTCCCTGGCTAAAGTAATTCGTAGACCTGAGAGACAGTTTGGAATGAATAGTGGGTAAAGGGAGACTCTTGTGGCCTGTTTGGAAGAAATAATACACAAGTATATTCAGTTTATCCTAAAATAACACACAGCTGCTCAGCACTTCATTATCTGAGGGGTTTTTTActttgaaggggggggggggggcacagtggGCGAAAAAAAAGGACCAACATGCACCTAATGGGGATTGAGTACAGTAGTGCAATACTTCAACTTCTCACATAAATCTCTGGAATCAGTGGAAGATTTTACCTGGGGAACCATGGCAACTGGATTTGACTGGATGTTGAGAGGAAGTGTCATCACCTTGTTCTGTGTGGACGCTGTGAGCGGTCAGAACTTGAATCCAACCTGTGAAACAAATGCCCTGAAGGCTCAATCTTGGATGTCCAACATCTTCGATATGTCATTCagctctttacacacacatagaagtgACTGATGATGTAACAAAATATGTGTGAGAGACCTGAAGCTATTACACAGAGACCATTTCTACAATGGACAAGGACCACCTGAATTAAAATGACTTGTAAACTCATAAAGCAGAAAAATCTACGTCTATATTGTACACTGCACCTTAGGTTCCTATTCACCTATGTAAGTAATCCTCTTTACGAGACATGTAAATGCAGAACATATTTATGAACATTCATCTTTACTATTAGATTGGCACCAGAGTGAATTAGTGCATAATCCTGTTTTTCACAGGATGTCACAGATTACATGTCAGTTACTAGCAGTAATTATTCTACCTTTTAGCATTACCGTAACTACCTACGTACGTTAGTGCATATCTGCATGTACAGGGAATATCATTCCATCTTTGGAAATTTGTAGTAATAAATGCAGTTATAAGCCTCTTGTGCTTTTGTACCAAGCGGTTCCCTCAGATGGTCGTCCCTGGATCTCTCTTGTCGTGATGCATGAGTGGGCATGACTTGGCATCAGGGTGGGTGATTTAGTGGGCATTGTCCTTCAATGTACTGAGCATGTGCAAAAAGGAAATACTAAAACGTCAAAGCATAATGTATCGTATACCATATGCAGCTGATGAGAGACCACACACATTAAGTAAtgtgaaaatgtttttaattgtttgttttaaaaagcTGTGCTGTTCTGCTACGTTTTGGGTAAGACTGCATGTTGATGACCCTTCCACATACGTGTAACTTAGACCAAAACTGGCAGTCACTGAAATCCTAGATCCTGTTATTGTTTGGACTAAAGGCAGAAATGGATGTAAAAGGATA is a genomic window of Alosa sapidissima isolate fAloSap1 chromosome 15, fAloSap1.pri, whole genome shotgun sequence containing:
- the LOC121683533 gene encoding uncharacterized protein C14orf132: MMELSLMAAQHFPAVSGAFMDSPYNGNASLQTSSSNLNANFSRSVEQEEEGKYSSDAIWLWIAVIATIGNIVVVAVVCACAF